The Rhinoderma darwinii isolate aRhiDar2 chromosome 11, aRhiDar2.hap1, whole genome shotgun sequence genome window below encodes:
- the LOC142663399 gene encoding uncharacterized protein LOC142663399 isoform X3, with amino-acid sequence MTYFRWIQCSGRTCDEMQDYTVVKKMCEECVSPGSCPHMSGGWSKTKSPIVELPPLSLIHERNNEKILDLTHKIIELLTGEVPIRCQDVTVYFSMEEWEYIEGHKDIYKDVMMEDHRNRTSPGLPKDGTNEYPNMRIKGEPVSCDGGTFIDYNILALKDHTQQYPSSHIKEEPLSCDRGNLEDPNIYTTTDHTQHPTTHIKEEPYSCHGGTLEDPNSSFTDHTEHPTTSIKEEPYSCHGGTLEDPNSSFTDHTPQYPPTHIKEEQDSRQEKCITTSIIYTPTNHTQQYPSTHIMGEPVSCDGGNSSITNIHISSDHTPQYSSPDIKKQPASQGKGQLPDPDIYSLTAHTQHPPTHIKEELVLCDGGENVTVTNSHKTSNCSYRFSEPVTCGRRSLSDPIIYTPTDRTQYPSTHDMEKPVSCERRNHTNTNICPSSDHLVSFEGENLYNNYGYIFTEHTYTHLNRNKFILEAEGSVEDFMDSSNHLFGASTSVEGFSTEGGLAEIQYVSNHVRSPDWYSAKVKRHDVFLSKCVEYEKHFCKVSRARICGTHLTEWAFNCSECQNCLNTTLKLIRQNLKHREDKEKPSKKTSSHAKRRTEKKEFACLDCGKHFPNKRYLLTHRRVHSEENPFHCPACGQSFEDQEGFVAHQKNSACDRPFSCSECGKRFKSRYNSEYHKKIHTENKKYLCPVCGKSFRKQSCFIVHERTHTGEKPYACPECGRCFSQNASLISHQRLHTGEKPFTCLECGRNFTQRISLVVHQRVHSGDRPYKCQECGKGFTQRIGLVQHQRRHTGEKPFTCSECGKSFTLHDSLVKHLRTHTGEKPYICSECGKRFCQSSQLTAHKRFHHSTHV; translated from the exons GTTCCTATAagatgtcaggatgtcactgtctatttctccatggaggagtgggagtatatagaaggacacaaggatatctacaaggacgtcatgatggaggaccaccggaaccgcacATCACCGG GTTTACCTAAAGATGGCACAAATGAATATCCAAATATGCGGATTAAGGGGGAACCAGTCTCATGTGATGGAGGAACTTTCATAGACTACAACATTTTGGCACTCAAAGATCATACACAACAATATCCATCTTCTCATATTAAGGAGGAACCATTGTCGTGCGATAGAGGAAACTTAGAAGACCCCAACATTTATACTACCACAGATCATACACAACATCCAACTACTCATATAAAGGAGGAACCATACTCCTGCCATGGAGGAACTTTAGAAGACCCTAATAGTTCTTTCACAGATCATACAGAACATCCAACTACAAGTATAAAGGAGGAACCATACTCCTGCCATGGAGGAACTTTAGAAGACCCCAACAGTTCTTTCACAGATCATACACCACAATATCCACCCACTCATATTAAGGAAGAACAAGACTCAAGGCAAGAGAAATGTATCACAACCTCCATTATTTACACACCTACAAATCATACACAACAATACCCATCTACTCACATTATGGGGGAACCAGTCTCATGTGATGGAGGAAATTCCTCAATCACCAATATTCATATATCATCAGATCATACACCACAATATTCTTCTCCTGATATTAAGAAGCAACCAGCCTCACAGGGAAAGGGACAACTTCCAGACCCTGATATTTATTCACTCACAGCTCATACACAACATCCACCTACTCATATTAAGGAGGAACTCGTCTTATGTGATGGGGGAGAAAATGTCACAGTCACCAACAGTCATAAAACCTCCAATTGTTCATATCGTTTCTCAGAACCAGTCACATGTGGGAGAAGAAGCCTCTCAGACCCTATTATTTATACACCCACAGATCGTACACAATACCCATCTACTCATGATATGGAGAAACCAGTCTCATGTGAAAGACGAAACCACACAAACACCAACATTTGTCCATCCTCCGATCACCTCGTCTCATTTGAAGGAGAAAACCTCTATAACAATTATGGATATATCTTCACagaacatacatatacacatctcaatagaaataaattcaTTCTAGAGGCTGAAGGTTCTGTAGAAGATTTTATGGATTCCTCAAACCACTTGTTTGGGGCTTCAACCTCAGTGGAAGGATTTTCGACAGAAGGAGGTCTTGCCGAAATCCAATATGTATCTAATCATGTTCGATCTCCAGACTGGTATTCAGCTAAGGTGAAGAGGCATGATGTATTCCTTTCGAAATGTGTAGAGTATGAAAAACATTTCTGCAAGGTGTCCCGTGCCAGGATCTGTGGAACCCACCTTACTGAATGGGCATTTAACTGCTCGGAATGTCAGAATTGTCTTAACACCACCCTTAAGCTCATAAGACAAAACCTTAAACATCGAGAAGACAAGGAGAAGCCTTCTAAGAAGACTTCATCTCATGCTAAACGACGGACAGAGAAGAAAGAATTTGCATGCCTTGATTGCGGCAAACATTTTCCCAATAAACGTTACCTTCTCACACACAGGAGAGTCCACTCTGAAGAGAACCCTTTTCACTGTCCAGCTTGTGGTCAAAGTTTCGAGGATCAGGAAGGTTTTGTGGCTCATCAGAAGAATTCTGCCTGTGACAGGCCATTTTCCTGTTCCGAATGTGGGAAGCGATTTAAAAGTAGATACAATTCGGAATATCACAAAAAAATTCacacagaaaacaaaaaatatctgTGCCCAGTGTGTGGGAAAAGTTTTCGAAAACAATCTTGTTTTATTGTTCATGAGAGGACTCACACTGGGGAGAAACCCTATGCATGCCCTGAATGTGGACGGTGCTTCAGCCAGAACGCGTCGCTGATCTCCCACCAGAGACTTCATACAGGGGAAAAGCCGTTCACGTGTCTCGAGTGCGGACGGAATTTCACACAACGGATCAGCCTAGTGGTGCATCAAAGAGTTCACTCTGGAGACAGACCTTATAAATGTCAAGAGTGCGGGAAAGGATTTACCCAACGCATTGGCTTGGTCCAACATCAGAGAAGACACACGGGGGAGAAGCCGTTTACTTGTTCAGAGTGTGGAAAGTCGTTTACGCTCCACGATAGTCTGGTGAAACATTTGAGGACCCATACTGGGGAGAAACCATACATCTGTTCAGAGTGTGGGAAGCGTTTCTGCCAGAGTTCACAGCTCACTGCCCATAAACGGTTTCACCATTCCACCCATGTGTAG